Genomic segment of Caproiciproducens sp. NJN-50:
ACGGCCGCGGCTCAGCGGCAGACTCCACGCCTTGTCGACCATATCGTAAAGCTCGTTAATTAAGTCGTCCACGCTCATTTTCGTTTTCCTCCCACACACAAACGCTGTTCAATATCCTGCAAGATGCATTCAGGAACGAAATTGGAAATATCCCCGCCAAAGCAGGCCACCTGTTTCACGCCGCTGGAGCTTAAAAACATGTTTTCCGCCGTCGTGTTCAGATAGATCGTTTCCAGCTCGGGGTTCAGTTTTTTGTTGAAAAGGGCCATCTGAAATTCGTACTCAAAATCGGACATGGCACGGAGCCCCTTTACGATCGCCGCAGCGTCGCGGATTCTCGCGTAATCCGCGATCAGCCCGTCGAACCCGACGACCTCCACATCCTTCATGTCTCTGGCGCAGCGCTTCAGCATATTGATGCGTTCTTCCACCGTAAAAGCGGTATGCTTTTCCGGGTTGACCAAAACGGCGACAATGGTGTGGTCGAAAAGTTTTCTGGCCCGATTGATAATATCCATGTGCCCGAGCGTGACGGGATCGAAGCTGCCCGGACAAATTGCTATTTTCATGGCTTATGTCACGTCCTTGTGTTTATATAGGGTCAGCGCGATTTTGCCATAGCGATAGGAACGTCCCCGCACAAACTCCCCCGCCGACTCCGGGAGGGGTTCGTCGGTTGGATTTTCACAGACAATGGTGCCGCCCGGGTTCATATGACCGGCGACAGCGGGAAGGGCCCGCTGAAGCAGCCCGGTCCGGTAGGGAGGGTCAAGGAAAGCCAAATCAAACATCCCGCAGTCGCTCGAAAGGTAAAAAGCAAAGTCCATATGCCAGACCCTCGCCCGGTCTGAAAGGCCGGTGCCTTCCAGATTTTTTGCCACGACGGAGGCGGGCCGGCTTCCCGCGTCGACAAAGACCGCCTCCCGCGCGCCGCGGCTCAGAGCCTCGATGCCCAGCTGCCCCGAACCCGCAAACAGATCCAGGACGCGTCTGCCCTCGACCTGAAACTGAACAATGCTGAACAGCGCCTCCTTGACGCGGTCCGGAGTCGGCCGGACCGCATCACCCGCGCATACGGAAAGCTTTTTTCCTCTGGCGGAACCGGTAATGACTCTCATAGATCCTCCACCTCGATCCGACTTATTTTTTTATTATCCCATGAACCGGCTCGTCTGTCAATGCAGTTCGCACAGGTTCTTCCGGATGAAACGCAAAATATACCTTTTGCGCCGCCGGTTTCGTCATGCCGGGCGCGGCGGCAAGCTCTTCAACCGCGGCGTTCCGCACTGCGGCGACGGTTTTGAAATGCTTCAGGAGCGCCCTTGCCCTCGTGGGACCGATCCCCTCAATCATCGTAAGAGAAGAAGCAATAGCCGCTTTTTTCCTCGCCTGGCGGTGATATCCAATGGCGAACCGATGCACTTCCTCCTGAATGGAGGAAACCAGCGTAAACGCGCTCCGGCTGGAATTGATGGAAATTTCACCGCCGTCTTTCGCAATGGCGCGGGTGCGGTGCCTGTCGTCTTTTACCATGCCGAATAATGGGATCCGGAGACCGGCCTCTTCCAGCACGGGACGAACGGCGGAAACCTGCCCTTTGCCCCCGTCCAGAAGGATCAGGTCCGGCAGACGGCCGAATCCTTCGCCCGTTTCTTTGTTCTTCCAATATTCTTCCACGCGGCGGGTCATCACTTCCCGCAGACTGGCATAGTCGTCCTGCCCCGTGACAGAACGGATTTTAAATTTGCGGTAGGCAGACCGAAGGGGCCTTCCGTTTTCAAACACAACCATGCCCGCAACGTTTTCCCCGCCGGCCAGATTGGAAATATCATAGGACTCAATATAGGCGGGCGGCTCGGAAAGCCCGAGCAGACGGGCAAGCTCATCCAGCGCGGAGGCTTCCCTTCCGGTCCGGCCCATGGTCTGGGCGAGCTGTTCCGCCGCGTTGCTGCGGCACATTTCGACCAGCCGCGCCTGCTCCCCCTTTTGAGGGACCGTGACCGTTACCTTTCTGCCCGCCTTTTCCGTCAGCCATTGGGAAATCAGCTCGGCGTTTTCCACAGGACCGTCCAGCGCAATGCGGGGCGGGATCCGGCTGCGCATGGAATAGTACCGCTCCAGGAATTCGCTTCGCGCCTCTTTTGCGCCTCCGGTTTCCCCCATCAGAAAGGTTTCCCTGTCGCACAGCCTTCCATTCTGAAACCGGAACACTTCGAAGCAGCTTTTTTCCGCGCTTTGCGTCAGCGCGACGACATCCTGCTCCTTTACGCGGGAGGCGACGACCTTTTGCCTGTCGCTCATTTTCCGGATCGCCGCGATCCGGTCCCGCAGGCGGGCGGCGCGTTCAAATTCAAGACGCTCCGCCGCCTCGTTCATCTTTTCCGTCAGGGCGCGTATGCTTTTCGCGCTGCCGCCGCGCAAAAATTCCAGGGCCTCCGCCACAAATTCCCGGTACTCCGCCTCGCTGACTTTCCCGCGGCAGGGCGCGCAGCATTGCTTGATGTAGTAGTACAGGCAGGGACGGCCCTTGCCGATTTCCTGCGGGAATTTTCTTGTGCAGGACGGCAGACGGAAGATCTTGAGCGCCTCGTCCACCGACTGTTTCACAGACCAGGAACTGACGTACGGCCCGATGTACTCCGCGCCGTCGTCCGCGATCTGCTTCGCTTCCGAGATTCTCGGCCATGGGCCGGAACTGACGCGGATGTAATGATAGCCCTTGTCGTCCTTGAGCAGGATATTGTATTTCGGCGAATGCTGCTTGATGAGGCTGCATTCCAGCACCAGGGCCTCAAATTCGCTGTCCGTCAGGATATATTCAAAAGTATCGACGCTGGCAACCATGCGGCGCACCTTGGCGTCGTGATTTTTTTCGGAGCCGAAATACTGGCTGACCCGGTTTTTCAGCGCCTTGGCCTTGCCGATATAAATAATTTTACCTGACTTATCATGCATCAGGTAGACGCCCGGGCTCAGCGGCAGGCGCATGGCGCGGGCCCTGAGTTCCTTTTTATGTTTTTCCTGATCGGTCGGCATGCCCGCACCTCCTTTTTCGGTTCCTCCGGACCAATACGCACATGAATTACAGAATGGTTTTTTGCATACAGACTGAATCGGCCATATTTTTGTATGGCCCGTAGTTGTCAATCATTTCAAATCCTGTTTTTTGATACAGCCCCATCGCAGCCTTCAGCGGTTTTCCAGTTTCCAAAATAAGGCTATGATATCCCTTTTCCTTTGCTTTTTTCTCAAGAGCAGATAGTAACAGTATGGATATGCCTTTGCCTCGGTACTCTTCGCGGAGGAAAACACGCTTTACCTCGGCAACGCCCGCTTTATAATACTTAAGGCCCGCACAAGCTATGGGTAACACACCATCATAAACCAGTACAACGTCATGAATCTTTTCTAATGTGTTATATTGTGCATACTGGTTGCGCTGTTTTTCTCCCCCGACAATTTCATTTAGATAATCGTCCAGCATTTCACATAACAGAATGAAATCTTTATTTCTCCCATCCGCATATTTAAATTCCATTGTTCCTCTCCCTTTGACGTTATCAAGCAGCAAAACAGGTACGGTTTAACAGTTTTTCTTACGTATTTTCCCATACAAGTCGGCATTAGGACTGGAAAAGGCCCAACTTTCGCCAAACCGATCCGGTCGGCAGAATAAGGCTCTGCATACAAAAAAGGCACCGCACTCCAGCGGCGCCATGACGTTGCAACTGCTTATTCAGAAAAACCGGACTGCACCAGCTGAACCAAACCGTCCACAGCTTCCTGCTCATCCGCCCCGTCCGCAATAATCCTGATGTTTGTTCCGCCGACGATTCCGAGAGAAAGGACCCCCAGCAGGCTTTTCGCGTTAACGCGCCTCTCCTCTTTCTCCACCCAAATGGAAGACTTATACTCATTTGCCTTTTGAATGAAAAAAGTGGCCGGACGGGCGTGCAGACCCACCTGGTTCTGAACCAGAACTTCTTTTACATACATTCTAAATCCACTCCTACACAAAATATCCGAATGCACTCCGGACAGCAGAACACTTCCAATAGTTATCCTTATTATATCACGTTTGGACGAGCCGTCAACGCAATTGAAAAACTTTGGATTGATTGCCCATTGCAGCGTGCCGGGCTGGAACTCCTTTGTGCAATATAACGTAATTGTTGAAAGTTTTTGTTCTGTCTGCCGATTTCCGCATCCGAGCATGTTCAAAAGTAACGGCGGATGCCGGAAATTCCACCACAACACGGACACAAAACGTTCGCGCGAATATGCTCTCATATTTTATGCAGAAGAATTTACAATGTTTCTCCGGCGCCAGATCCGGAGACGGACTGCAAAAATTCCCGATCCTCCCCCGTCAGATCCGCGGAAGAAAGAAGCTCCGGACGTCTGACCGCCGTTCTTGCAAGCGATTGTTCGCGCCGCCAACGGCGGACCCTCTCGTGGTCCCCGCTGAGCAGGACCTCCGGGACCCGGCGGCCCCGCCAGTCCGCCGGACGGGTGTACTGCGGATACTCCAAAAGAGAATGGAAATGACTCTCTTCCGTGTAGCATTCGACGTCCGACAAGACACCCGGAACCATGCGGCAAACGGCATCGGCCAGCAAAAGGGCGGGCAGTTCCCCTCCGGTCACAACGTAGTCCCCGGCGGAGATCTCCTCATCGGCATAGGCCTCCAGCACACGCTCGTCCACCCCTTCGTAGTGCCCGCAGAGCAGCACCAGTCCATCCAGTTCCGAAAGCTCGCGGACCCGGTTTTGCGTCAGGGTTTTCCCTTGAGGAGAAAGATAGACGGTGTGCGGTTTTTTGCCCAGATGCGCGATCAGGTCGTCCATGCACAGGGCGATCGGCTCCGCTTTCAGCAGCATTCCCATCCCGCCGCCGAACGGGGAATCATCGACCGTGCTGTGCTTGTCCAGCGCATAATCCCGGATCTGGTGGCAGCAAACCTGCACCGCGCCCTTTTTGCGCGCCCTCCCTATGATGCTCTCCGCCATGACGGTTTCGCACATTTCAGGGAACAGCGTCAGCAGATCAATCCTCATCGTCAAAAATCCCCTTGATTGGCCGGATCATCATTTTTCCCTTCCCCAGATCAATTTCCCGAATGAACTCCGGAACCGCCGGGATCAGATAATTTCTATGGTCCTGAGCGGTAATCTGGTAGACGTCGTTGGCACCCGTGCGCATCACGCAGGTCAGCGCGCCGTAATACAGAAATGTGTCGGCATCGTAGACATCCAGCCCGATCAGGTCCTGCATGAAATAGCGGCCATCGGGGAGCGATACGTCATTCCGGTCCAGGTACAGGACCCTGTTCCGGTACGTATCCGCTTTTTCGACGGAGTCCACCCCTTCCAGCACCATGAGAAGGAGCTGTTTGTGCACGCGCGAGGAAATCACCCTGACCGGAATTTCCCCTTTGTCCAGATACAGGTTGGAAAATCGCATCAGAAATTCGGCGGAATCGCACCATGGCTGAACGCGGAGTTCTCCCTTCACGCCGTGCGTGCCCACGATTTTTCCGGCCTCCAGAAATTTCTTTTGCATAACTCCTCCCAAAATAAAAATTTATGTTTTTCTGATATGGAACAGCGCCTCTTTTTCCATTGCCTTCATCAATCCGTACAGCAACAGGATATCGATGGGCAAAAGGATCAGATTTGTCACAATGCGGGCGGACAAAACGGCAAAAAAAGCTTTTGAGTACAAGATAGAAAGCCAAAGCGGAGTCAAAAGAAGACTGGTCGCAATCGTGACGGCTGTTTTAGCCAGAAATGCTTTCAAAAGCGTGACATGCTTTTGATAAAGGAATATGCCATATAAAAAACCTGAAACAAATCCATTGATAGTAAACCCCGGAAAATACGGTCCCGTCGGGCTGATAAAATAGGACACGATATCTCCCAGCGCGCCGACCGCCCCGCCCGCCACTGGGCCGAACAGCATGCCTGCCGCCGCCACGGGAAGGAAGGAAAAACCGATCTTCAAAATCGGCGATACATTGAGGGTAAACATACCGAGGACCACTTCAAGCGCAAGAAGCATGCCGCACCCGGCAAGCAGCAGGACACCCGTGTGTTTTTGAGTCAGTTTGGCGGAGTTAAAAAAATTCTTCAAAGAAAAGACCTCCTTTTGTATTCACGCTACATAAAGGAGGTTTCCCCCAAACTATGTAGCAGCGGGATGCGGACTCTGCATCGCAAGTTTCCTTTTCGTCCGTCCGGCAACTCCCTGTCCGGTCGGCACTTAACGCGCAAAATCCTACTCTGCATTTTAAAAATCTGGATCAGTCGATTTCGACGGCCACCTTGCTGCCGTCCCGGGTAGCGGCGGCCCTCATTACGACGCGGATTGCCTTCGCGATCCGGCCCTGCCTGCCAATCACCCGGCCCATGTCGTTTTCCGCGACATGGAGATGATACACGACCGTTCCGTCCTCGGATGGTTCGTCAGCATCCACGCTGACAAGTTCCGGGGCCTCAACAAGGCCCTGGGCAATGGATAACAGCAGTTCCTTCATGGCAGCCACTCCTCCGTTTCTTAAAGCACGCCGTGCTTTTTAAACAGAACCTTAACGGTGTCGGTGGGCTGTGCGCCGTTGGCGATCCAGGCCTTGGCCTTCTCGGCGTCAACCTTCACGACGGACGGCTCTTCCAGCGGATTGTAATACCCGATTTCCTCGATAAAACGGCCGTCGCGCGGGAAGCGGGAATCCGCCACCACGATGCGGTAGAACGGAGCCTTTTTGGCGCCCATTCTGCGAAGTCTGATTTTCACTGACATTTGTTTCACCTCCACGAACCTTGCATGTATCTTCACCGGCCCGAAAGCCGGATGAATTCCACTTAAAACGGCAGTCCCATGCCGGCAAAGCGCCGGCGCGCGCCCTTCTTTTTGAATTGTTTCATCAGCTTCCGCGTCTGCTCAAACTGTTTTAAAAGCCGGTTGACGTCTTCCACCTTCATGCCGCTCCCCGCAGCGATGCGCCTTTTGCGCGACGGATTCATCAGTTCGGGCTTTTCCCGCTCCTGCGGCGTCATGGACAGCAAAATCGCCTCCGTACGGTCAATCTGGCGGTCGTCGATCTGCACGTCCTTGATTTGCTGGCCCAGGCCCGGCATCTTGCTGATGACGTCCTGGATCGGACCCATCTTCTTCATCTGGCGGATCTGGTCGAGCAGATCATTCAGATCCATCCGGTTCTGCATCATCTTTTCGGCCGCCTTTTGCGCGGCCTTCTGATCGAGATTCTTTTGGGCGTCTTCGATCAGCGTGAGAACGTCTCCCATCCCAAGGATGCGGGATGCCATGCGGTCGGGGTGAAAAACTTCCAAATCGGAAAGTTTTTCACCCGTCCCGGCGAATTTGATCGGCCGGCCGGTCACGGCCCGGACCGACAGCGCGGCGCCGCCTCTCGCGTCGCCGTCCAGCTTGGTGAGGACGACGCCCGTGATATCGAGCAGCTCATGGAACGACTTCGCCACATTGACCGCTTCCTGTCCGGTCATGGCATCCACGACCAGCAGGATATCGGTGGGAGACACGG
This window contains:
- the coaD gene encoding pantetheine-phosphate adenylyltransferase, coding for MKIAICPGSFDPVTLGHMDIINRARKLFDHTIVAVLVNPEKHTAFTVEERINMLKRCARDMKDVEVVGFDGLIADYARIRDAAAIVKGLRAMSDFEYEFQMALFNKKLNPELETIYLNTTAENMFLSSSGVKQVACFGGDISNFVPECILQDIEQRLCVGGKRK
- the rsmD gene encoding 16S rRNA (guanine(966)-N(2))-methyltransferase RsmD; its protein translation is MRVITGSARGKKLSVCAGDAVRPTPDRVKEALFSIVQFQVEGRRVLDLFAGSGQLGIEALSRGAREAVFVDAGSRPASVVAKNLEGTGLSDRARVWHMDFAFYLSSDCGMFDLAFLDPPYRTGLLQRALPAVAGHMNPGGTIVCENPTDEPLPESAGEFVRGRSYRYGKIALTLYKHKDVT
- the uvrC gene encoding excinuclease ABC subunit UvrC, whose product is MPTDQEKHKKELRARAMRLPLSPGVYLMHDKSGKIIYIGKAKALKNRVSQYFGSEKNHDAKVRRMVASVDTFEYILTDSEFEALVLECSLIKQHSPKYNILLKDDKGYHYIRVSSGPWPRISEAKQIADDGAEYIGPYVSSWSVKQSVDEALKIFRLPSCTRKFPQEIGKGRPCLYYYIKQCCAPCRGKVSEAEYREFVAEALEFLRGGSAKSIRALTEKMNEAAERLEFERAARLRDRIAAIRKMSDRQKVVASRVKEQDVVALTQSAEKSCFEVFRFQNGRLCDRETFLMGETGGAKEARSEFLERYYSMRSRIPPRIALDGPVENAELISQWLTEKAGRKVTVTVPQKGEQARLVEMCRSNAAEQLAQTMGRTGREASALDELARLLGLSEPPAYIESYDISNLAGGENVAGMVVFENGRPLRSAYRKFKIRSVTGQDDYASLREVMTRRVEEYWKNKETGEGFGRLPDLILLDGGKGQVSAVRPVLEEAGLRIPLFGMVKDDRHRTRAIAKDGGEISINSSRSAFTLVSSIQEEVHRFAIGYHRQARKKAAIASSLTMIEGIGPTRARALLKHFKTVAAVRNAAVEELAAAPGMTKPAAQKVYFAFHPEEPVRTALTDEPVHGIIKK
- a CDS encoding GNAT family N-acetyltransferase, with amino-acid sequence MEFKYADGRNKDFILLCEMLDDYLNEIVGGEKQRNQYAQYNTLEKIHDVVLVYDGVLPIACAGLKYYKAGVAEVKRVFLREEYRGKGISILLLSALEKKAKEKGYHSLILETGKPLKAAMGLYQKTGFEMIDNYGPYKNMADSVCMQKTIL
- a CDS encoding HPr family phosphocarrier protein, which produces MYVKEVLVQNQVGLHARPATFFIQKANEYKSSIWVEKEERRVNAKSLLGVLSLGIVGGTNIRIIADGADEQEAVDGLVQLVQSGFSE
- the trmD gene encoding tRNA (guanosine(37)-N1)-methyltransferase TrmD, coding for MRIDLLTLFPEMCETVMAESIIGRARKKGAVQVCCHQIRDYALDKHSTVDDSPFGGGMGMLLKAEPIALCMDDLIAHLGKKPHTVYLSPQGKTLTQNRVRELSELDGLVLLCGHYEGVDERVLEAYADEEISAGDYVVTGGELPALLLADAVCRMVPGVLSDVECYTEESHFHSLLEYPQYTRPADWRGRRVPEVLLSGDHERVRRWRREQSLARTAVRRPELLSSADLTGEDREFLQSVSGSGAGETL
- the rimM gene encoding ribosome maturation factor RimM (Essential for efficient processing of 16S rRNA) → MQKKFLEAGKIVGTHGVKGELRVQPWCDSAEFLMRFSNLYLDKGEIPVRVISSRVHKQLLLMVLEGVDSVEKADTYRNRVLYLDRNDVSLPDGRYFMQDLIGLDVYDADTFLYYGALTCVMRTGANDVYQITAQDHRNYLIPAVPEFIREIDLGKGKMMIRPIKGIFDDED
- a CDS encoding folate family ECF transporter S component — translated: MKNFFNSAKLTQKHTGVLLLAGCGMLLALEVVLGMFTLNVSPILKIGFSFLPVAAAGMLFGPVAGGAVGALGDIVSYFISPTGPYFPGFTINGFVSGFLYGIFLYQKHVTLLKAFLAKTAVTIATSLLLTPLWLSILYSKAFFAVLSARIVTNLILLPIDILLLYGLMKAMEKEALFHIRKT
- a CDS encoding KH domain-containing protein, producing MKELLLSIAQGLVEAPELVSVDADEPSEDGTVVYHLHVAENDMGRVIGRQGRIAKAIRVVMRAAATRDGSKVAVEID
- the rpsP gene encoding 30S ribosomal protein S16; the encoded protein is MSVKIRLRRMGAKKAPFYRIVVADSRFPRDGRFIEEIGYYNPLEEPSVVKVDAEKAKAWIANGAQPTDTVKVLFKKHGVL
- the ffh gene encoding signal recognition particle protein encodes the protein MAFENLSEKLSAAFKRLRSKGKLSESDVKEAMREVRLALLEADVSYKVAKDFVAKVSERAVGNEVMESLTPAQMVIKIVNEELTALMGGGEARLNSPSSPPAVVLFCGLQGSGKTTHAAKLALMLKNQGHRPLLVACDVYRPAAIQQLQVLGGQAEVPVFEQGAGDPVKISREAVKHARDYGNDFVLIDTAGRLQIDEALMDELRRIKEAVSPTDILLVVDAMTGQEAVNVAKSFHELLDITGVVLTKLDGDARGGAALSVRAVTGRPIKFAGTGEKLSDLEVFHPDRMASRILGMGDVLTLIEDAQKNLDQKAAQKAAEKMMQNRMDLNDLLDQIRQMKKMGPIQDVISKMPGLGQQIKDVQIDDRQIDRTEAILLSMTPQEREKPELMNPSRKRRIAAGSGMKVEDVNRLLKQFEQTRKLMKQFKKKGARRRFAGMGLPF